One Desulfosoma sp. genomic window carries:
- the kaiC gene encoding circadian clock protein KaiC, with amino-acid sequence MAIFVDTEKTGRNAVLDKAPTYIEGLDHILEGGLPRGRTTVVSGGVGSGKTLLGLEFLYRGALHGEPGIFVGFEESSLQLRENASVLGWNLESLVERNRLVLLDGRIRPETFISGDFSLRGLLAITSGKQREMNARRVVIDALEVALRLFDSPQTMRNELHALHDWLQAGGLSAILTIRQTRGGPSVYEEFFDSLSDCLIRMDARVDAQITTRRLRVIKYRGSDFGRNEYPYTIGMGGLRLAPISTVGLRHKPLGERMTTGIPRLDDMLGGGYRRGACILFAGLPGTGKTILASTFVAQACDRGERVLYIGFEESQEAMLENVRSAGLDLRDHARSELLAFLVHYPEAMGAEDHFFRAMERIEALSPAHVVVDAISACERMGGKQAAYEYLMRLLNACKERGITVFLINQLSGSTGYVEISGNEISSMVDTVLFLHYQPCPGETNRILHVLKSRGSRHSNVKHEYVISDDGIHILDPYVGEGDVLTGTLRQRQELKDRLKAQRLDFDIQLKELELKRLRLAQKEVQQALANRTATVDRAKSSMPGPSPIGDGEESGGSHDDTGA; translated from the coding sequence ATGGCAATCTTTGTGGACACTGAAAAGACCGGCCGAAACGCTGTTTTGGACAAGGCGCCTACCTACATCGAAGGATTGGACCACATTCTGGAAGGAGGTCTTCCTCGAGGCCGAACGACCGTGGTGAGTGGTGGTGTGGGATCCGGAAAAACCCTTTTGGGCCTGGAATTTCTCTACCGCGGCGCCTTGCATGGAGAGCCGGGCATCTTTGTCGGTTTTGAAGAATCGTCGCTTCAGCTTCGAGAAAACGCCTCCGTTTTGGGCTGGAACCTGGAGAGCCTCGTGGAACGGAACCGGCTTGTTTTGCTGGATGGGCGCATCAGGCCGGAAACTTTTATAAGCGGCGATTTCAGCCTGAGAGGACTCTTGGCCATAACCTCCGGAAAACAGCGTGAAATGAACGCTCGACGTGTCGTTATCGACGCCCTTGAAGTGGCTTTACGCCTTTTTGATTCCCCTCAGACCATGCGCAATGAACTCCATGCCCTCCATGACTGGCTTCAGGCTGGGGGCCTTTCGGCCATTTTGACCATTCGCCAAACCCGTGGTGGCCCATCGGTTTATGAAGAGTTTTTCGATTCCCTGTCCGATTGCCTCATTCGCATGGACGCAAGGGTCGATGCTCAGATCACCACACGGCGGCTTCGCGTCATCAAGTATCGTGGTTCCGATTTCGGCCGTAACGAGTATCCTTATACCATCGGCATGGGCGGCCTTCGCTTGGCCCCTATATCCACCGTGGGACTTCGCCATAAACCTTTGGGGGAACGAATGACCACGGGCATTCCTCGTTTGGACGACATGCTGGGTGGAGGCTATCGACGAGGAGCCTGTATTCTTTTCGCCGGACTGCCTGGGACGGGAAAAACCATTCTTGCGAGCACCTTTGTGGCTCAAGCCTGCGATCGTGGAGAACGTGTTCTTTATATCGGGTTCGAGGAATCCCAGGAAGCAATGCTGGAAAACGTTCGAAGTGCAGGTTTGGACCTCAGAGACCATGCCCGCTCGGAACTTCTCGCTTTCCTGGTCCATTATCCAGAAGCCATGGGGGCGGAAGATCACTTTTTCCGAGCCATGGAACGCATTGAGGCATTGTCTCCGGCCCACGTAGTGGTGGATGCCATTTCCGCATGTGAGCGTATGGGCGGAAAACAAGCCGCTTACGAATATCTGATGAGGCTGCTCAATGCCTGTAAGGAGCGAGGGATCACGGTTTTTTTGATCAATCAGCTCTCGGGATCTACGGGCTATGTGGAAATTTCCGGGAACGAAATCTCCTCCATGGTGGATACGGTACTCTTTCTGCACTACCAGCCGTGTCCCGGCGAAACCAACCGGATCCTTCACGTGCTCAAGTCCAGAGGCTCCAGACATTCCAACGTCAAACACGAATATGTCATCAGCGACGACGGCATTCACATTCTCGACCCGTATGTTGGCGAAGGCGATGTGCTGACAGGCACGCTTCGCCAACGCCAGGAACTCAAGGATCGACTGAAAGCCCAGCGCCTCGACTTCGATATTCAATTGAAAGAACTGGAACTTAAACGATTGCGGCTTGCGCAGAAAGAAGTCCAACAAGCTTTGGCTAATCGAACCGCGACCGTAGATCGGGCCAAGTCTTCCATGCCGGGACCTTCGCCGATCGGCGATGGAGAAGAATCAGGAGGAAGTCATGACGATACAGGCGCATGA
- a CDS encoding MarR family transcriptional regulator, producing MADDRLIFLLSRAHHKLQNHIKERLAAAGVRLTVAQAGILFLLKHFDGRTMTELSGALSTDNSAVTGLVDRLEKLGFIVRRPCPKDRRVYRIHITPEGIQEVNKAKDVIRAVNKEIKEGFSPEEIDVFRAVLNEIFTKFSK from the coding sequence TTGGCTGACGACAGACTGATTTTTCTCTTATCCCGAGCGCACCACAAACTTCAGAATCACATTAAGGAACGGCTGGCCGCAGCAGGCGTTCGCCTCACCGTGGCTCAGGCCGGGATTCTTTTTCTCCTGAAGCACTTCGACGGGCGCACCATGACGGAGCTCAGCGGGGCGCTTTCCACGGACAACTCAGCGGTCACAGGCCTTGTGGATCGGCTTGAAAAACTGGGGTTCATTGTTCGACGCCCATGCCCCAAGGACCGTCGGGTTTATCGAATCCACATAACGCCGGAAGGAATCCAGGAGGTCAACAAGGCCAAGGATGTCATTCGGGCCGTCAATAAAGAAATCAAGGAAGGATTCAGCCCGGAAGAAATCGATGTTTTTCGAGCCGTTCTCAATGAAATTTTTACCAAGTTTTCGAAATGA
- a CDS encoding circadian clock KaiB family protein gives MTIQAHERQNVPIHESKPKYRLRLFVAGDEPNSAKAKAMLNRLCEKYLLENCKIMIVDVLQDYKAAIEHQVMVVPTLIVEWPPPVRSILGSLTDEEKVLAALGLTKDGDPS, from the coding sequence ATGACGATACAGGCGCATGAAAGGCAAAACGTCCCGATCCACGAATCAAAGCCAAAGTATCGGCTGCGGCTTTTTGTGGCCGGCGATGAACCTAATTCGGCCAAGGCCAAAGCGATGCTGAACCGGCTGTGCGAAAAGTATTTGCTTGAAAACTGCAAGATTATGATCGTGGATGTACTCCAGGACTACAAGGCGGCCATTGAGCACCAGGTGATGGTTGTGCCCACTTTGATCGTGGAATGGCCGCCTCCTGTGCGAAGCATTTTGGGGTCCCTAACCGATGAGGAAAAAGTTTTAGCGGCCTTGGGTCTTACAAAAGATGGGGATCCGTCATGA